The following coding sequences are from one Bos indicus x Bos taurus breed Angus x Brahman F1 hybrid chromosome 5, Bos_hybrid_MaternalHap_v2.0, whole genome shotgun sequence window:
- the PMM1 gene encoding phosphomannomutase 1 gives MAVTAEGARRKERVLCLFDVDGTLTPARQKIDPEVAAFLQKLRSRVQIGVVGGSDYSKIAEQLGEGDEVIEKFDYVFAENGTVQYKHGRLLSKQTIQNHLGEELLQDLINFCLRYMALLRLPKKRGTFIEFRNGMLNISPIGRSCTLEERIEFSELDKKEKIREKFVEALKTEFAGKGLRFSRGGMISFDVFPEGWDKRYCLDSLDQDCFDTIHFFGNETSPGGNDFEIYTDPRTVGHSVVSPQDTVQRCRELFFPETAHKA, from the exons ATGGCCGTCACCGCTGAGGGCGCCCGCAGGAAGGAGCGCGTCCTCTGCCTGTTTGACGTGGACGGGACCCTCACGCCGGCTCGCCAG AAAATCGACCCAGAGGTGGCTGCCTTCCTGCAGAAGTTGCGAAGTAGGGTGCAGATTGGTGTGGTGGGCGGCTCTGACTACTCGAAAATTGCCGAGCAGCTGGGAGAGGGGGATGAAG TTATCGAGAAGTTTGATTATGTGTTTGCTGAGAACGGGACGGTGCAGTATAAGCATGGACGGCTGCTCTCCAAGCAG ACCATCCAGAACCACTTGGGGGAAGAGCTCCTGCAGGACTTGATCAACTTCTGCCTCCGCTACATGGCCCTGCTCAGGCTGCCCAAGAAGCG TGGGACCTTCATCGAGTTCCGGAACGGCATGCTGAACATCTCGCCCATCGGCCGGAGCTGCACCCTCGAGGAGCGAATCGAGTTCTCCGAGCTGGACAAG AAGGAGAAGATCCGGGAGAAGTTCGTGGAAGCCCTGAAAACCGAGTTTGCCGGCAAAGGACTGCGATTCTCCCGTG GAGGCATGATCAGCTTTGACGTCTTCCCTGAGGGCTGGGACAAGCGCTACTGCCTGGACAGCCTGGACCAGGACTGCTTCGACACCATCCATTTCTTTGGGAATGAGACCAGCCCT GGTGGGAACGACTTTGAGATCTACACCGACCCACGGACGGTCGGCCACAGCGTGGTGTCGCCGCAGGACACGGTGCAGCGATGCCGAGAGCTCTTCTTCCCAGAGACAGCCCACAAGGCGTGA
- the CSDC2 gene encoding cold shock domain-containing protein C2 gives MTSEPTPPAVVPPLHSPKSPVWPTFPFHREGSRVWERGSVSSRDLPSPLPTKRTRTYSATARASAGPVFKGICKQFSRSQGHGFITPENGSEDIFVHVSDIEGEYVPVEGDEVTYKVCPIPPKNQKFQAVEVVLTQLAPHTPHETWSGQVVGS, from the exons ATGACTTCGGAGCCTACGCCGCCCGCGGTCGTGCCCCCGCTGCACTCCCCCAAGTCCCCTGTCTGGCCCACCTTCCCCTTCCACCGGGAGGGCAGCAGGGTCTGGGAGCGAGGCAGTGTCTCATCTCGGGACCTGCCCAGTCCCCTGCCCACCAAACGGACCAGGACGTATTCAGC GACAGCCCGTGCCTCAGCTGGCCCGGTGTTCAAGGGCATCTGTAAGCAGTTCTCACGCTCACAGGGCCACGGCTTCATCACCCCTGAGAACGGGTCGGAAGACATCTTCGTGCACGTGTCTGA CATCGAGGGGGAGTACGTGCCCGTGGAAGGCGACGAGGTGACCTACAAGGTGTGCCCGATCCCGCCCAAGAACCAGAAGTTCCAAGCCGTGGAGGTGGTGCTCACCCAGCTGGCCCCACACACTCCCCACGAGACGTGGTCCGGCCAGGTTGTGGGCTCCTAG